A segment of the Curtobacterium sp. MCSS17_007 genome:
GCGATCCAGCGACCCCGGTCACCCAGCCCGAGCGCGTCGACGACCTTCTCGACGTCGTTCGGGGTCGTGTACAGCGCGTCGTTGGTGCCCTCGTGCTGGACGCCGTCCTCTTCGCCGCCGACGACGCCGATCTCGACCTCGAGGATCGCGTTGATGTTGCGCGTCTTCTCGATCATCGTGCGGGCGATCTCGATGTTCTCGTCGAGCGGCACGGCCGAGCCGTCCCACATGTGCGACTGGAAGATCGGGTTGCGGCCCTGGCGGACCTCCTCCTCGCTCGCGGCGATGAGGGGCATGACGAAGCCGTCGAGGGCATCCTTCGGGCAGTGGTCGGTGTGCAGTGCGACGGTGACGTCGTAGTTCTTCGCGACCTCGTGCGCGAAGCGGGCCATCGCGAGGGCGCCCGCCGCGCGGTTCTTGACGGTGTGGCCGGCGAAGTAGTCGGCGCCGCCGGTCGTCACCTGGAGGATGCCGTCCGAACCGGCCTCCTGCAGACCCTGGAGGACCGCGTTGATCGTCTGGGAGGAGGACACGTTCACCGCGGGGTAGGCGAACTTGCCGGCCTTCGCTCGTTCGAGCATCTCGGCGTACTGTTCCGGCGTTGCGATGGGCACTGCGATCTCCTTCGACTTCGGTGGTGTCGTCGCCGAGCCTAGTCAGCGGTCCTCCACGGGTGACACGTGCACGTCCGTGCAGTCGGCGTGAGGGCTGTGAGTGCGGTGGGTAGGCTCTGGTCGTGACTCCCACTACGGAAACCGGCTCCCTGTTCCTCCAGCCCGACCGCAACCTGGCGCTCGAGCTCGTGCGTGCGACGGAGGCCGCCGCGATCCGTGCACAGCCGTGGGTCGGCCGGGGCGAGAAGAACCTCGCGGACGGAGCGGCCGTCGACGCGATGCGCAAGTTCCTCGGCACCGTGAACTTCGACGGCGTCGTCGTGATCGGCGAGGGCGAGAAGGACAACGCGCCGATGCTCTACAACGGCGAGCACGTCGGCAACGGTCACGGGCCGGCCTGCGACATCGCGGTCGACCCGATCGACGGCACCTCGCTCACGGCCGCCGGCCGCCAGAACGCCATCTCCGTGATGGCCGTCTCGGACCGCGGCTCGATGTACGACCCGTCCGCCGTCTTCTACATGGACAAGATCGCGGCCGGTCCCGAGGGGCGCGGGGTCCTCGACCTCGAGAAGCCGATCGGTGAGAACATCCGCGCGCTCGCGAAGGCGAAGCACAAGGACATCGAGGACATGCAGATCGCCGTCCTCGACCGTCCCCGTCACGACGAACTCATCCGCGCGATCCGTGCCACGGGCGCCGGCACCCGCCTGCTGCTCGACGGCGACGTCGCCGGAGGCATCTCGGCGGCGCTGCCGGGTTCGAAGATCGACATGTGCGTCGGTGTCGGCGGCACCCCCGAGGGCATCATCACCGCGTGCGCGATCAAGGCGCTCGGCGGTGTGATCCTCGGCAAGCTGCAGCCGAAGGACGACGAGGAGCGCCAGAAGGCCCTGGACGCCGGCCACGACCTCGACAAGGTGCTCGACCAGGACGACCTGGTGACGGGCGACAACACCTTCTTCGTCGCCACCGGTGTCACCGACGGTGTGCTCGTGGACGGTGTCCGCCGGTCGCGCGGTGTCATCCACACGGACTCGCTCGTCCTCCGCTCCCGCTCGAACACCATCCGGCGCATCCAGGCGGACCACCGCGCCGAGAAGTGGTTCTGACCCAGCCGGTGTGCTGACGTCCGTCGGTGCCGCCGCGCGTCTGACCGCCTGCACGACCGGAAGCACCCCGAACCACGGGATCACGTGGTTCGGGGTGCGGCTCGTCGTGCGGGAGCACGTCGCGCCGCGGCGACGCCGCGCTCAGTCGTCGTCGAGCGCGCCGACGAGCTCGGGCGCGGTGAGCAGCCGCGGCTCGTCGTCGATCGTCCCCGGGTCGGCGAGCACCTTCGACTCGTCGAGCAGTGACAGTCGCCGGGCGCTCGGCAGCACCTGGCGCTCGAGCGACCCCACGAAGCGGTTGTAGTCGACCACGGACCCGCGGATCGCCCGGCCCAGCTTGTCGACGTGGCCCCCGAGCGTCGCCAGGCGGCCGTAGAGCTCCCGGGAGACCCGGAAGAGCTCCCGCGCCTCGGCGGTGACGACGTCCTGCTGCCACGAGAACGCGACGGTCTTCAGCACCGACCACAGCGTGACGGGTGACGCCAGGGCGATCCGCTTGCGGAACGCGTGGTCCAGCAGCCCCGGATCGGCGGCGAGGGCGCTCGAGATCAGGGACTCGGACGGGATGAAGGCGATCGTCAGCTCGGGCGATGCGTCGTAGCCGGTCCAGTACTCCCGCGCAGCGAGGGCGTCCACGTGCGCGCGCAGCGCCTTCACGTGCTGCCCGATCAGCTGGTCACGCCGGGCGCCCTCGGCCCCGGTCGCGCTCGCCGGGATCTCGGCGGCCTGCAGGTAGGCGCTGAAGGGCACCTTCGCATCGACGGCGATGGTCTTGCCGCCCGGGAGGTGCACGACCATGTCGGGTCGGGCGGTGCCGGCGCTGGTCGTCACCGAGGACTGCACGTCGAAGTCGACCCGTTCGAGCAGGCCGGCTGCCTCGACGACGTTGCGCAGCTGCGTCTCGCCCCAGACGCCCCGGGTGCTGTTCGACGACAGGGCGCTCGCGAGCGTGTCGGCCGTGGCGCGGAGTCGTTCCTCGGACTCGGCGGCGGACCGCAGCTGGGCGGACAGTGCGCCGTACTGCTCGGTCCGCGACTGCTCGAGCTCGGCGATCTTCGCCCGCATCTGGTCGAGCGTCTGCGCCACGGGGCTGAGCGCCGACAGCACCTTCGACTCGCCCTGGTTGCGCGCCGCGTCGGCCCCGTGCATCCGCTGCACGAGGTGCTCGAGCTCGGCGGCACGGCGTTCGAGCGAGTCGACCTGGCGGCGGTACTGGGCGTCCTGGGCGTCGAGCCGTTCCTCGGCGTCGGCGCGCACGGAATCGAGCTGGGCGCGCAGCGCGTCCGCCGTGGCGCGGGCCGAGGCGGCGTCGACGCCGGCGCGCGCACGGGCGAGCGACCACGCGACGACGGCGCCCACGGCGATCCCGAGGACGAGGCCGATGACCAGGGCGAGGATCTGCATGACGCGACTGTGGCAGGTCCCACCGACACGCGCCTCCCGGCCCGCCGGAGCCGCTCGCCGCACCCCTCTCGATCCATGTACTGACATTAGGGCAAAGTCCGTGTACAGTCGTGATCGTCCGCCGACGAAGCCGAACGGAAGGTCCATCACGTCGCATGACCAACGAAGCTCCTCACGCCCACGACGTGATCACGATGGGACGCGTCAGCGTCGACGTCTACCCCCAGCAGACCGGCCCGCTCGAGGACGTCTCGACCTTCTCGAAGTCCGTCGGCGGGAGCGCGACCAACGTCGCCATCGCCGCAGCTCGACACGGTGCGGACGCCGCGGTGATCACCCGCACCGGCAACGACCCGTTCGGCCGCTACATCGCGCGCACCCTGCCGGAGTTCGGCGTGGCGAACGACTTCGTCACCACGGTCGACGGGCTCAACACCCCGGTGGCCTTCTGCGAGATCTTCCCGCCGGACGACTTCCCGCTGTACTTCTACCGGGCGCCGAAGGCCCCGGACCTCATGATCACCGCGAAGTCCCTGCCGCTGCACGCCATCGAGCGCGCGCGGGTCTTCTGGACGACGGTGACGGGACTCAGCGAGGAGCCGAGCCGCAGCGCGCACCACACGGCCTTCGAGGCGCGGAGCGCGGCACTGCGGGACACCTCGGGCAGCACGGAGCTCCACACCGTGCTCGACCTGGACTACCGGGCGGTGTTCTGGTCGAGTCCCGAGGCCGCCACGCGTGAGGTCGCCGTCGCGCTCGAGCACGCCACCGTCGCCGTCGGCAACCGCGAGGAGTGCGAGGTCGCCGTGGGGGAGACCGACCCCGTCCGCGCCGCGGACGCCCTGCTCGAGCGTGGCGTCGAGATCGCGATCGTGAAGCAGGGACCCAAGGGCGTGCTGGCGAAGACCCGCGACGAGACCGTCGAGTACCGACCGCACACCATCGACGTCGTCAACGGGCTGGGGTCCGGCGACGGCTTCGGCGGGGCCCTGGTGCACGGGCTGCTGCAGGGCTGGAGCCTCGACCGCACCCTCGCCTTCGCGAACGCGGCCGGTGCCATCGTCGCCACCCGGTTCGAGTGCTCGACCGCGATGCCGACGAGCGACGAGATCGAGGACTTCCTGCGCACGAACCCGGCGCAGGCGACCACGAAGGAGGGCGTCGATGCCTGAGATCAGCCCTGCCGACTTCGCCCGGCTGCGCGACCTGCGTGCCGGGTCGCCGGAACGGGTCGCCGCGGTCCTGCGGACCCGGACCCGCCGACCGCTCCTCGCCGACGACGGCAAGCTCTTCATCGTCGCCGCCGACCACCCCGCCCGCGGTGCGCTCGCCGTGCGCGACGACGCGTCGGCGATGGCCGACCGCTACGACCTGCTCGAACGCCTCGTCGTGGCCCTCGCCCGACCGGGCGTCGACGGTGTCCTCGGCACACCGGACGTCCTCGAGGACCTCGCGCTCCTCGGAGCGCTCGACGGCAAGGTCGTCGTCGGGTCGATGAACCGGGGCGGCCTGCGCGGTGCCTCGTTCGAGCTCGACGACCGCTACACCGCGTACTCCGCGCGGGCGATCAAGGACGCCGGCCTGGACTTCGCGAAGCTGCTCGTCCGCGTCGCCCTCGACGATGCCGGCACGGCGCCCACGCTCGAGGCCACGGCGCGTGCCGTCAGCGAGGCGGCCGCGCTGCAGCTGCCGATCATGCTCGAGCCGTTCATGTCGTCGTGGCGCGACGGCAAGGTGGTCAACGACCTGACCGCCGACGCCGTGATCACGTCGATGGCGATCGCCGCGGGCCTCGGGGAGTCGAGCGCCTACAGCTGGCTGAAGATCCCGGTGGTCGACGACATGGCGCGCGTCATGGCCGCGACCACCCTGCCGACGCTGCTGCTCGGTGGCGACCCGTCCGGCAGCCCGGACGAGACGTACGCCACGTGGGCGGACGCGCTCGCCCTGCCGGGCGTCCGCGGACTCGTCGTCGGCCGGACCCTCCTCTACCCGCAGGACGGGGACGTCGCCACCGCGGTCGACGTCGCCTCCGCACTCGTCCACAGCCGGGAGGACCGTGGCGAGTTCTCCACACCGGCTCGCGGTCACGCCGACTCGCCCACCACGTCCACCACCCTGGACACGTCCGTCCCGGAAGGAAGCAACGCATGACCACCAGCACCGAGACCACCACCGTCGGGCACTGGATCGACGGCGCGCACGTCGCGTCGACCTCCGGACGGACCGCCCCGGTGTACGACCCGGCGCTCGGCGTCGTGACGAAGCAGGTCGCCCTGGCCGACGAGGCCGAGATCCAGCGGGCGATCGCGAGTGCCAAGGCTGCGTTCCCGGCGTGGAGCACCCTGTCGCTCGCGAAGCGGCAGCAGATCCTGTTCGCCTTCCGCGAGGTCCTGAACCGCGACAAGGCCGAGCTCGCCGAGATCATCACGAGCGAGCACGGCAAGGTCATCGACGACGCCCTGGGCGAGATCGCCCGTGGGCAGGAGGTCGTGGAGCTCGCGACGAACATCCCGTCGCTGATGAAGGGCGAGTTCTCCGACCAGGTCTCGACCGGCATCGACGTGTACTCGATCCGCCAGCCGCTCGGCGTGGTCGGGATCATCTCGCCCTTCAACTTCCCGGCGATGGTGCCGCTCTGGTTCCTGCCGATCGCGATCGCCGCCGGCAACACCGTCGTGCTGAAGCCCAGCGAGAAGGACCCGTCCGCAGCGATCTGGCTGGCCGCGAAGTTCAAGGAGGCCGGCCTGCCCGACGGCGTATTCACGGTGCTCAACGGCGACAAGGCCTCGGTCGACGGACTCCTCACCAGCCCCGACGTCGAGTCGATCTCGTTCGTCGGTTCCACCCCCATCGCCCAGTACGTGTACGAGACCGGCACGAAGCACGGCAAGCGCGTCCAGGCGCTCGGTGGTGCGAAGAACCACATGCTCGTCCTGCCCGACGCCGACCTCGACCTCGTCGCGGACAACGCGATCAACGCCGGCTTCGGCTCGGCCGGTGAGCGCTGCATGGCGATCTCGGTCGTCGTGGCGGTCGAGCCCGTCGCGGACGAACTCATCCAGAAGATCACGGAGCGCGCGGCCACCCTGCGCATCGGCGACGGACGCCGTGGCTGCGACATGGGTCCGCTCGTCACCGAGCAGCACCGCGACAAGGTCGCCTCGTACATCGAGGTCGCCGAGCAGGACGGTGCGGTGGTCGTGGTGGACGGCCGCACCGTCCGACCCGACGGCGACGAGAACGGGTTCTGGCTCGGTCCGACGCTGATCGACGAGGTGCCCACCACGAGCCGCGTGTACACCGAGGAGATCTTCGGCCCGGTGCTGAGCGTCGTCCGCGTGCAGTCCTACGACGAAGGCCTCGAGCTGATCAATTCCGGCGCCTTCGGCAACGGCACCGCGATCTTCACCAACGACGGCGGCGCCGCCCGCCGGTTCCAGCGCGACGTGCAGGTCGGCATGATCGGCATCAACGTCCCGATCCCGGTCCCGGTGGCCTACTACTCGTTCGGCGGGTGGAAGAACTCCCTGTTCGGCGACCACAAGGCGTACGGCGCCGACGGCGTGAGCTTCTTCACCCGCCAGAAGGCGATCACCTCCCGCTGGCTCGACCCGGCCACGCACGGCGGTGTCGACCTCGGCTTCCCGTCGAACGGCTGATCCGCAGCATGGCGAACGAACAGCAACAGCACGACCGCTGGTTCATCCCGGCGGGCTCCCGCCCCGAGGCGGGCTGGACCGACGTCGTCGACGGCCGCATCCAGGGGTGGACGCACACCGGTCTGCGGACCGGTGCCCTGCAGGACGGGGGTGAGCTGCGCCTCCCGGCCGACGCGGTCGAGCGGCTCATCGTCCCGCTCGCGGGCAGCTTCACCGTCGCGTACGACGACACCGAGCAGGCGCTCGAGGGACGCGCCGGCGTCTTCGAGGGGCAGACCGACGTCCTGTACCTCGGGTCCGGCACCGCCGCGACGATCACCGGTTCCGGCCGGATCGCCGTGGCCGAGGCGCCCACCGGTACCGTCAAGCCGAGCGTGTACATCGCCCGCGACGACGTCCCGGTGGAGCTCCGCGGCGCGGGGCAGTCGAGCCGACAGGTGCACAACTTCGGCACTCCTGCGGCGCTCGACGCCGTGGGCTTCATCGTCTGCGAGGTGATCACGCCGGCCGGCAACTGGTCGTCGTACCCGCCGCACAAGCACGACACGCTCGTGCCCGGGCAGGAGTCGGACCTCGAGGAGATCTACTACTACGAGACCGCCGTCGCCCGGGGCGTCTCCGCTCCCCCCGAGGCCGATCCGTTCGCACTGCACCGGACGTACGCGTCCGACGACCGCCCGATCGACGAGTTCCGCCAGGTGCGGACCGGCGACATCGCTCTCGTGCCCTACGGCTGGCACGGTCCGGCCGTGGCGGCACCGGGCTACGACATGTACTACCTCAACGTGATGGCCGGGCCGGACCCGGAGCGCGTCTGGAACATCACCGACGACCCCGCCCACGGCTGGGTCCGTCAGACGTGGACCTCGGAACCGGTCGATCCGCGCCTGCCCTACGAGAAGGAGCCCTCCCGATGAGCCAGCACACCGGTGCGGAGCAGACCCGCCGGATGACCGTCGGCCAGGCACTCGTCGAGTTCCTCGCCAACCAGTGGACCGTCGACGGCGACGTCCGCGAGCGCACCATCCCCGGGATCTTCGGCATCTTCGGGCACGGCAACGTCGCCGGGCTCGGCCAGGCGATCAAGCAGCTGCACGTCGAGCAGCCCGGCCTGCTGCCGTACCACCAGGCCCGGAACGAGCAGGCGATGGTCCACGAGGCCGTCGGCTTCGCCCGCATGCACCGCCGCCGGGCGACGTTCGCCAGCACGGCGTCGGTCGGCCCCGGCGCCGCGAACATGCTGACCGCCGCCGCCCTCGCGACGACGAACCGGCTGCCCGCGCTGCTGCTGCCGTCGGACACCTTCGCCACGCGCACGACCGACCCGGTCCTGCAGCAGATCGAACTGCCGCACGACACCTCGCTGCAGGTGACCGACGCGTTCCGCCCGCTGTCGCGGTACTTCGACCGCGTCGAGCGCCCGGAGCAGCTGTTCTCGATCGCGCTCGCCGCGATGCGTGTGCTCACCGACCCGGCCGAGACCGGTGCCGTGACGATCGCCCTGCCGGAGGACGTGCAGGCCGAGGAGTTCGACGTCCCCGTCGCCTTCCTGCAGCCCCGCGAGTGGCACATCCGCCGCCCGCTGCCCGAGCACGGCCCGCTCGCCCGCGCCGTCGCGGCGATCGCGGCTGCGGAGCGACCGGTCATCGTCGCCGGCGGCGGCGTCCTGTACTCGGGCGCAGAGGACGAGCTGCGCGCGTTCGTCGAGGCGACCGGGATCCCGGTCGGCACCTCGCAGGCGGGTGGCGGTTCGCTCAGCTGGGACCACCCGCAGTACCTCGGCGGCATCGGCGCGACCGGGACGGCCGCCGCCAACGCGATCGCGGCCCAGGCCGACGTCGTGATCGGGATCGGCACGCGCTACAGCGACTTCACGACCGCGTCGCGCACCGCGTTCCAGGACCCGGACGTCACCTTCGTGAACGTCAACGTCGCGGCGTTCGACGCCTACAAGCACGGCTCGCAGCTGCCGCTCGTCGCGGACGCCCGGGAGGCGCTGGTCGCGCTCACATCGGCACTCACGACCGGGTCGTCCTCCGCCGTGGACGCCGGCTACGCCGCCGAGATCGCGTCGCGCAAGCAGGAGTGGGACCAGACGGTGGACGCCGCGTTCGCGCCGTCGGGCAGCGCCCTGCCCGGACAGCCGGAGATCATCGGCGCCGTGCAGGAGGTCTCCGACCCCCGCGACGTCGTCATCCAGGCGGCCGGCTCGCTGCCGGGCGACCTGCACAAGCTGTGGCGGGTGCGGGACGCACTCGGCTACCACGTCGAGTACGCGTTCTCGTGCATGGGCTACGAGATCGCCGGAGGCATCGGCGTCCGTCGCGGTGCCCCGGACCGCGACGCGATCGTCATGGTCGGCGACGGCTCGTACCTCATGCTGCACACCGAGCTCGTCACCGCCGTCGCCGAGGGCATCAAGATCATCGTCGTGCTCATCCAGAACCACGGGTACGCGTCGATCGGACACCTGTCCGAGACCGTCGGTTCCGAGCGCTACGGCACGAAGTACCGGTACCTCGACGAGACCCGTTCGTTCGACGACGGCGACCCGCTGCCCGTCGACCTCGCCGCGAACGCCCGGTCGTACGGCGTCGACGTGATCGAGGTGCAGCCCGGCCCGCACGCCATCGAGGACCTCAAGGCCGCGGTGCGCCAGGCGAAGGCGAACGACCACACCACGCTCGTGCACATCAACTCGGACCCGCTCGTCTACGCCCCCGAGGGCGACGGCTGGTGGGACGTGCCGGTCGCGCAGACCTCCACGCTCGAGAGCACCCGTGCCGCCCGTGCCGAGTACGAACAGCAGGTCGCGTCGCAGCGGCCCCTGCTCGGCTGACCACTCCACCACACCCGGGCCGCGGCCCAGAAAGCGACAGCGACGTCATGACCGACACCGCAACCCCCATCGGGTCCCCGTCCACGGACGCGGCGCCCGCCTCGATCCGGATCGGCACGGCGCCCGACTCGTGGGGCGTCTGGTTCCCGGACGACCCGAAGCAGGTGCCGTGGCAGCGCTTCCTCGACGAGGCGGCGGCCGCGGGCTACGAGTGGATCGAGCTCGGACCCTACGGGTACCTGCCGACGGACCCGAACCAGCTCTCCGACGAACTCGAGTCCCGCGGGCTCAAGCTCTCGGCCGGCACCGTCTTCACCGGGTTCCACAAGGGCGACGACCAGTTCCAGCGCGCCTGGGACCAGGCCGTCGCGGTGGCGGGGCTCGCTGCGAAGCTCGGTGCCCAGCACCTCGTCACGATCCCGGACCTCTGGCGGTCGGACGCGACGGAGGAGGTCCTCGAGCCGCGGACGCTGACCGGAGAGCAGTGGGACCGACTGGGCAAGGGGCACGACCAGCTCGGGAAGGCGCTGCTCGAGGAGTTCGGCGTCCACCAGCAGTTCCACACGCACGCGGACAGTCACGTCGGGACCTACGAGGAGACCGTGCGCTTCCTCGAGGTCACCAGCCCCGAGTACACGAACCTCTGCCTGGACACGGGCCACTTCGCCTACTACGGCGGCGACAACCTCGAGCTCATCGCCGAGCACCCCGAGCGCATCGGCTACCTGCACCTCAAGCAGGTGGACACCGACCTGCTGTTCGACGTGCTGAAGAACGACGTCCCCTTCGCCACCGCCGTGTCGCAGGGGATCATGACCGAACCCCCGCACGGCACGCCGGCGCTGGCGCCGATCATCGAGGCGGTCGCGCAGATCGACCCGGACATCTTCGGCATCGTCGAGCAGGACATGTACGGCTGCTCGGTCGACGCTCCCGGCCCCATCGCGGACCGCACCTTCCAGCACATCTTCGGCTCCACCTCGGCCGCTCGCGTCTCCTGACGCGCCGTCACCAACCCGGGAGAACACCAGCATGACCACGCAGAACCTCCGCGTCGCCGTCGTCGGCGCCGGCATGATGGGCGCCGACCACGTCCGTCGCATCACCGCGAAGATCTCGAACGCCGACGTCGTCGCGGTCGTCGAGCCGGACGAGGCCCGCGCCCGGGCCGCCGCAGCCCTCGCACCGGGCGCGATCACGGCAGCGTCCTTCGAGGAGGCGCTCGGGGCCACCCAGGTCGACGGCGTCATCATCGCCACACCGGGCTTCCTGCACGAGCCGATCCTCGTGACGGCGCTCGAGCGGGGCCTGGCCGTCCTGTGCGAGAAGCCGCTGACGACCAGCGCCGAGGACAGTCTGCGCATCGTCGAGCTCGAGCAGCAGCACGCCGAGCGCCCGAAGATCCAGGTCGGCTTCATGCGCCGCTTCGACGCCGGGTACCAGGAGCTCAAGGCACTCCGCGAGTCCGGTGCCCACGGCGCCCTGCTGGCGCTGCACCACGCGCACCGCAACCCGACGACGCCCCCGAACTTCAGCGAGTCGATGCTGATCCACGACTCGGTCATCCACGAGATCGACATCATCCCGTTCCTGACGGGCGAGTCGATCGTGGCGGTCGAGGTGAAGAAGCCGCGCAAGAACTCGCTCGCCCCGGCAGACCTGCCCGAGCCCCAGTTCGTGCTGTTCACCACCGAGTCGGGCACGATGGCGATCGTCGAGATCAACGTCAACGCGCAGTTCGGGTACCAGGTCACCACCGACGCGGTGTTCGAGTCGGGTGTCGCGTACATCGGTCGTGACACCTCGGCCACCGTCGTCACCGCGGGTGCGTCCGGTCAGGGCGTGACGCCGTCGTTCAAGGAGCGCTTCGGTGCCGCCTACGACGAAGAGGTCCAGCGCTGGGTCGACGCAGCCCGCCGGGGCGGGATCGACGGACCGAGTGCCTGGGACGGGTACACGGCGTCCGTCGTCGCCGAGGTCGCGGTGCGGGCGCAGCAGTCCGGTGTGACCGAGGCGGTCGAGTACGCGCTCGAGAAGCCGGCGTTCTACGGTGTCGACGCCACCGACGAGCTCGTGGGGGCGTAGCCCGTGCCGAAGATCGCACTCGACCCCACGCCGTTCCACCACGACCTGTCGCTGCTCGAGTTCCCGCGGAAGGTCGCCGAGCTCGGGTACGACCACCTGCAGCTGACCCCACACAAGGACTTCATCCCGTTCTACCGGCACCCCAAGGCGGACGACGACCTCGTCGACGCGTTCGCCGCCGCCTGCCGTGACGCCGGCGTCGGCATCGCCAGTGTGCTGCCGGTCCTGCGGTGGTCCGGCCCCGACCGCGACGCCCGCGAGGCCGCGGTGCAGAAGTGGAAGCGCGTCATCGAGATCACGAAGCGGCTCGGTGTCGACACCATCAACACCGAGTTCTCCGGCCGTCCCGAACGGGCGGAGGAGTCCGAGGACGCGTTCTACCGGTCGATGGAGGAACTCCTGCCGATCATCGAGGCATCGGACATCCGCGTGCTCATCGACCCGCACCCCGACGACTTCGCAGCATGACCGCAGACACCCTCGGTGTCGGGCTCGTCTCGGTCGGGTGGATGGGGCGACTGCACTCCCGCGCCTACCGCGCCCTGCCCGACCACTTCCCGGAGCTCGGGGTCCGCCCGAGGCTGGTGGTCGCCGCGGACCCGGTGCCCGAGGCCCGCGAGCAGGCCGTCAGCCGGCTCGGGTACGAACGCGCGGTCGCCGACTTCCACGAGGTCCTCGCCGACCCCGCGGTCGACGTCGTCTCGATCTGCTCGCCCAACTTCCTGCACCGCGAGATGGCGGTCGCGGCGGCCGAGGCCGGCAAGCCGTTCTGGATCGAGAAGCCGATGGGGCGGTACGCCAGCGACTCCCGCGCGATCCACGAGGCCGTCGAGCGAGCAGGACTCGTCACGAGCGTCGGCTTCAACTACCGGCACGCGCCGGCGATCCAGCGCGCACGGGAGCTCGTCCGGAGCGGCCGCCTCGGACGCATCACCAACGTGCGGGGGTCGCTCCTCGCCGACTACTCGTCCGACCCGGACGCCCCGCTCACCTGGCGCTTCGAGCGGGAGCGGGCGGGGTCGGGCGTCCTCGGCGACCTGCTGTCGCACGGGCTCGACCTGGCGCAGTACCTGGTCGGCCGGATCGCGAGCGTCACCGCGGTCGCCGAGACGTTCATCCCGACCAGGCCACGACCGGGTCAGGGGATCGTCGACCGCTCCGCCGCGGTGGCGGGCGAGCACGGGCCGGTCGAGAACGAGGACTACGCCGCCCTGCTGTTCCGCTTCGAGGACGGCGCGGTCGGCACCATGGACTCGAGTCGGGTGGTGCGGGGGCCGCACGCCGAGTACACGCTCGAGGTCTACGGCACGAGGGGCTCGGTGCGCTGGGACTTCCAGCGCCTGAACGAGCTGCAGGTGGCCCTCGACGACCAGGAGGTCGACGGCTACGTCACGCACCTCGTCGCGCCGGGGGACGGCCAGTTCGCGCGCTTCCAGCCCGGTGCCGGCACGGCGATGGGGTACGACGACCTCAAGACGATCGAGGCGGCGCAGTTCGTCGCGAGCGTGCTGCGCGGCGAGCAGCTCGCGCCGTCGGTCGCCGACGGCCTGGCGGCCGCGTCGATCGTCGAGGCGGCGGAGGCATCGCTCGCCGACGGCGCGTGGCACGACGTGGCGCGGGTCGACGGACGCTTGACGACGGATGCGGCGGCACCGGTGCTGTAGACCGGTCGCGAGTCGATCTGGAGGCGCGGTGCGGGCTCGCATCGCGCCTCCAGTTCGTCACGGGGAGACTGCTCGAACCCGTGCTTGTTAGTATGTAAGGACAAATTTACCCAACAAGGAGGCACCATGCCGCTCGTCCGTATCGACCTCGCCACCGGCCGCACCCCAGAACAGGTCCGCGCGATCGCCGACGCGATCCACACCGCCATCGTGGCCGAGTACGGCATCCCGGAGCGCGACCGCTTCCAGGTGATCACCGAGCACCCCGCCCAGCAGATCATCGCGCAGGACGCCGGCCTCGGCTTCGAGCGGACGGACGGCGTCGTGGTCGTTCAGGTCTTCACGCAGCGCGGGCGCAGCGACGAGGCGAAGCAGGGGCTGTACCGCGCCGTGCACGACCGCCTCGCCGAGGTCGGCGTCGCGAGCGAGGACGTCTTCATCGGGTACGTCGAGAA
Coding sequences within it:
- the iolB gene encoding 5-deoxy-glucuronate isomerase gives rise to the protein MANEQQQHDRWFIPAGSRPEAGWTDVVDGRIQGWTHTGLRTGALQDGGELRLPADAVERLIVPLAGSFTVAYDDTEQALEGRAGVFEGQTDVLYLGSGTAATITGSGRIAVAEAPTGTVKPSVYIARDDVPVELRGAGQSSRQVHNFGTPAALDAVGFIVCEVITPAGNWSSYPPHKHDTLVPGQESDLEEIYYYETAVARGVSAPPEADPFALHRTYASDDRPIDEFRQVRTGDIALVPYGWHGPAVAAPGYDMYYLNVMAGPDPERVWNITDDPAHGWVRQTWTSEPVDPRLPYEKEPSR
- a CDS encoding CoA-acylating methylmalonate-semialdehyde dehydrogenase, with the translated sequence MTTSTETTTVGHWIDGAHVASTSGRTAPVYDPALGVVTKQVALADEAEIQRAIASAKAAFPAWSTLSLAKRQQILFAFREVLNRDKAELAEIITSEHGKVIDDALGEIARGQEVVELATNIPSLMKGEFSDQVSTGIDVYSIRQPLGVVGIISPFNFPAMVPLWFLPIAIAAGNTVVLKPSEKDPSAAIWLAAKFKEAGLPDGVFTVLNGDKASVDGLLTSPDVESISFVGSTPIAQYVYETGTKHGKRVQALGGAKNHMLVLPDADLDLVADNAINAGFGSAGERCMAISVVVAVEPVADELIQKITERAATLRIGDGRRGCDMGPLVTEQHRDKVASYIEVAEQDGAVVVVDGRTVRPDGDENGFWLGPTLIDEVPTTSRVYTEEIFGPVLSVVRVQSYDEGLELINSGAFGNGTAIFTNDGGAARRFQRDVQVGMIGINVPIPVPVAYYSFGGWKNSLFGDHKAYGADGVSFFTRQKAITSRWLDPATHGGVDLGFPSNG
- a CDS encoding sugar phosphate isomerase/epimerase; amino-acid sequence: MTDTATPIGSPSTDAAPASIRIGTAPDSWGVWFPDDPKQVPWQRFLDEAAAAGYEWIELGPYGYLPTDPNQLSDELESRGLKLSAGTVFTGFHKGDDQFQRAWDQAVAVAGLAAKLGAQHLVTIPDLWRSDATEEVLEPRTLTGEQWDRLGKGHDQLGKALLEEFGVHQQFHTHADSHVGTYEETVRFLEVTSPEYTNLCLDTGHFAYYGGDNLELIAEHPERIGYLHLKQVDTDLLFDVLKNDVPFATAVSQGIMTEPPHGTPALAPIIEAVAQIDPDIFGIVEQDMYGCSVDAPGPIADRTFQHIFGSTSAARVS
- the iolD gene encoding 3D-(3,5/4)-trihydroxycyclohexane-1,2-dione acylhydrolase (decyclizing), which codes for MSQHTGAEQTRRMTVGQALVEFLANQWTVDGDVRERTIPGIFGIFGHGNVAGLGQAIKQLHVEQPGLLPYHQARNEQAMVHEAVGFARMHRRRATFASTASVGPGAANMLTAAALATTNRLPALLLPSDTFATRTTDPVLQQIELPHDTSLQVTDAFRPLSRYFDRVERPEQLFSIALAAMRVLTDPAETGAVTIALPEDVQAEEFDVPVAFLQPREWHIRRPLPEHGPLARAVAAIAAAERPVIVAGGGVLYSGAEDELRAFVEATGIPVGTSQAGGGSLSWDHPQYLGGIGATGTAAANAIAAQADVVIGIGTRYSDFTTASRTAFQDPDVTFVNVNVAAFDAYKHGSQLPLVADAREALVALTSALTTGSSSAVDAGYAAEIASRKQEWDQTVDAAFAPSGSALPGQPEIIGAVQEVSDPRDVVIQAAGSLPGDLHKLWRVRDALGYHVEYAFSCMGYEIAGGIGVRRGAPDRDAIVMVGDGSYLMLHTELVTAVAEGIKIIVVLIQNHGYASIGHLSETVGSERYGTKYRYLDETRSFDDGDPLPVDLAANARSYGVDVIEVQPGPHAIEDLKAAVRQAKANDHTTLVHINSDPLVYAPEGDGWWDVPVAQTSTLESTRAARAEYEQQVASQRPLLG